The sequence CTATTTCAGAAATTCGCCTACgttttcatttcaaaaagccACAAACTAATATCATAAACACTCAACTGTGATACACTCTGATGAAAACTAGAAACGGATTCCTCAACAGCTCATCTGAATGACTCTCGACAAGACAAAATGCCTACGAGACATATTAAGAGAACTACACAAGTAACCTTAACAATCTTCGATGATTTATATTCAAAATGGGCAATAAGCTTTTTCCTTGGAACAGTCAACCTTCGCCTCCACTTGCAGAGCATCAAACTGTACTTTTACTATGCACTCTCCGACGGCTGTCAGACAGAACTATCAAGCCAAAACGTCGAGactgcagtttccttctcccCACTTCAGCGGCCCCAGGTGCCAAGTTCATCAGAGTGGTCAGTGTCAGCCCCACCACTAGCCCCCCAAACTGGGCAACTGCGGGGAAACTGCCGAAAACTGCCCCATTTTCTGGTGCCGCCTGAAAGAAAACGTTCCCCAGCGCGGAGGGCAGAGGAGATGCGAAGAAAAGCCAGTCGAAGAGCAGACCCTGCAACTGTTAAGTGCCCAAAAGTAGGGGCGACAAGAAGTGCAGCCCTCGGCCTCTCCTGCCCAGGATGCGCCGGACCCGCCGCCTCTCCCGCGCGCCAGATCGACACGTAGTCATTGCCGAGTTAGGCCCGACTACTGTAGGATACTCTCCAAACTCAGGCTATCCCCGAATTCTTTGTGTGCCTTCGAGCCAGCCGAAGGCCGCTCgttttccttattttcctctCCACCGGCGCTGCGTCCACCACCGCTACCGCTGCTGCCCCCGCCGCTACTGCCGCCTCCGCCGCCACCTCCGGGAACCTGCTTCTCAGCAGCCATCTTGCCCCTGCGCCGCAGAGCAGGACGGGATAGAGGAGGCGAGACGACGCGGGTGGAGAGCCCGGCCGGCTCGGACTGGCTGACGGGATAGCGGCGGACTCCGCCGCCGACGGCTCTGCCCGCAGGCAACGGCCACTTGCTGACGCCGATTCTGAATCTGCAGCGGTGGCGGGGTTACGACTGGGGGCCCTGGAGGCGCGAGGACGCTGTAGCTGTTAAGGTCTCCTGGAGGCAGCCTTTCTTGGATGGAGGGCCCTGAgatgctccccccgcccccacctcctgcaTCCCTGCACGGGAGACCCCGTTGGATAAGACCTTTGCTTCCCGGAGTGTCTTCCTCTCTGGGAACCTGGGAGATGGGATTCCCACCCTAAGGAAGGAAACACCCCGCCTGGGAGGGGACAGCCTCTGTCTGCGCCGTCCTCTGGAGCCTGCCGTAATGCAGGAACTCTCAGCTGCGTGGGGATCTGTGCCCTTCTTTGGACTTTGGGGCGCGCTTGAGCAGTCTGAGCAAAGAGAAGTGTTGAAGTGTGGAAGACTGTGAACCTTTGCTCTGCAATATGGCACTGCGAGCTCTAATTCTGGCTCTGTCGTCACGACTGGGAGATGTTGGGCAAATAGCCGAGTCTCTCTCCAAACCTTTCTTCCCTCATCTGTGAATGTGTGAAAGTGgcacagtcgtgtccggctcttggtgaccctatggactgtagcccgccaatctcctctgtccatagaattctccagcccagaatacgggagtggagtgtgggtagcggttcccttctccaggggatctgcctgacccggggatggaacacagaccctgcattgccagcagattctttaccgactgagccatcagagaagctccAGTTAGGACTGTTATGAAGACTAAATGAAATGGTGCATTTTTGAAGTAAGTCTGCAGTAATCATTAGAAAGGAGAGTGTTAGTCagtcaatcgtgtccaacttttgtgaccccatgaactgtagcccgccaggttctacaagaatactggagtgggttgccattcctttctccaggggatgttccccacccagggatcgaacctgggtctcctgcactgcaggcagattctttaccatctgagctaccaggtgaTAGGcactaatcattcagttcagttcaattcagtgcagtgactcagtcatgtccgactctttgcgaccccatgaatcgcagctcgccaggcctccctctccatcacaaacttccggagttgactcaaacacaggttcatcgagtcagtgatgccatccagctgtctcatcctctgttgtccccttctcctcctgcccccaatccctcccagcatcagggccttttccaatgagtcaactcttcgcatgaggtggccaaagtattggagtttcagcttcagcatcagttcttccaatgaacacccaggactgatctgccttaggatggactggttggatctccttgcagtgcaagggactctcaagagtcttctccaacaccacagttcaaaagcatcaattcttcggcgctcagctttcttcacagtccaactctcacatccatacatgactactggaaaaaccataactttgactagacagacttttgttggcaaagtaatgtctctgctttttaagatgctatctaggttggtcataacttgccttccaaggagtaagcgtcttttaatttcatggctgcaatcaccatctgcagtgattttggagccccaaaaaataaagtctgacactgtttccactgtttccccatctatttcccataaagtgatgggaccagatgccatgatcttagttttctgaatgaatcattagggaaatgcaaatcaaaaccaccatgaggcATCACTTCACATCCATTAGAAGGGCTACTATTGTTAAAATAACAGTATTAGAAAATAACATGTATTGGTGAGGATATGAAGAAATTGTAACTGCAGCActtttggtggaaatataaagTGGTACATCCACAGTGGAAGACAGTGTGGCAGCtcttcaggaaattaaaagaattacCATATGCTCCAgccattccacttctgggtatatgtgCAAAAGAACTAAAGGCAGGGTCTTGAGATATTTGTACACCAACGTTTATACCGGCATTAACAATAGCCAGCAGATGGAAGCAACTCAGTGGCCCTCAAGGAATAAGCAGAATATGGTCTAAtccctacaatggaatattattcagccttaaaaaggaaggaaattctgacactgcTACAACATGATTGAAGTTTGAAAATATTGTGCTAAGTAAGCCAGTCATCCAAAGACAGACATGGtaggattccacttatatgaggtatgtAGTGTAGTGAAATtcatagaaagtagaatggtggttgccaggggctggaggaaggggaAACGGCAAGATAGTGTTTAATGTGTATAGAGTCTCAGTTTTGCAAGatcaaaaagttctggagattggttGCACACCAATGTGAATATTCTTAACACTACTTaactgcacacaaaatgtttaagGTGGCAaactgctttttatattttaccatgactaaaaataatttctagggaattctctagtagtccagtggttaggactctacactttcactgccaagagcatgggttcagtccttggttggagaactaaagatcccacaagccatacaATATGgccaaagtttttttaaaaaaatttaaaaattatcagttcagttgctcagtcatgtccgactcagggaccccatggactgaagcacgccaggcttccctgtccatcaccaactcccggagcttgctcaaattcatgtccatcgagttggtgatgccatacatctatctcatcctctgttgttcccttctcctgccttcagtctttcccagcatcagggtcttttccagtgagtcagttcttcaaatcaagtggccaaagtattggagtttcagcttcagcatcagtccttccaatgagtattcaggattgatttcctttaggatggactggtttgatctccttgcgactgcaaggaactctcaagagtcttctccaacaccacagttcaaaggcatcaattcttcggcactcagctttctttatagtccaactttcacatccatacatgactactgaaaaaaccatagctttgactagactgacctttgttggcaaagtaaaaaaaaagataatagtttttttaaaaaagtaagtatgggacttccctggtagtggtggttaagactccgaactTCCTGCTCTTGAACCAGCAGGGGGCACTGGTTCAATCACGtctggttagggaactgagatccttaCACGGCCGGGGGTGATggcaaggtggggtgggggggagaaggggaaaaaaaaaaaagtctcctaaatgtctatcaacaaatgaattggataaacaaaatgtaattaTTACACAATGGGacattatttggccataaaaaggaatgaagtacttaCTGATAACATTgcagatgaatcttgaaaactttaggctaagtgaaagaagttatACACAAAAGGTCACTTGTGtgattccattcatataaaaTGTCTGGAACAGGCAAAGCTATAGATTCAAGTGAGGAAGAGGAGCCCGGGGAAAGTTCGGGGCTAGTGTAGGAGTGcttatcaagaaaagaaaatgccctTCTGGAAACTCCAACCTGTAATTAACTGACAGCAAGAACCTTTTAGAGCTTCCCTaaaggctcaggtggtaaagagtctgcctgcaaagctggagacgcaagagacttgggttcgatccctgggtaggcaagagcccctggaagagaaaatggcctggaaaatcctgtgggtGGCTGGAAAAGAGATTGTatacatagagacagaaagagtgGTGGACTCAGGTTAAAAGGTGATTTCTTTTGGCAGGAACAAAAATGTCTTAAgattgattgtggtgatgtttgcacaacTTAGTGGCTatactaaaaagcaaataaacactgTATATGAGTAAACTGCATGGTGTGTGAATTATATTGcaataaaaccttttttttttaaagtaagatcaTGTTTAGTCCTCTAGTCAAAACTCTGCCATGGCTTCTCTTTTCACTCCGACTAGAAGCCTTCCTCACAATGgaaaaaatcctgcatgctgtgccTCTCACGTTCTCTCCTACCAATCTCCTTGTTCATTCAACTCAAGCCATACCTCTTAGGAACACAAACACACTCCTGCTTTAGGGCCTGTGCACTGGCTGTTCTATCTGGAATTCAAGTCCCTTAGATATCAGCTAGGCTAGCTCCCTCTCCTcattcaagtctttgctcaaatgttaCCTTCTTAATGAGGTCTGCTTGACCACCCCATTTTCAATtgcaccatcacctccactccagtactcctagTTCCCTCACTCTATAATTTACTTTTCCTGCAAGGACTTATCAACTGATTAATAACTTGAGTTACAGGTATTGTCTCTCTCCCCTGCTAGAAAGGAAGCTCACAAAGGGCCTTGATCTTTGTAGAGCTCACTGGTAAGTCCCAAGGacccagaacagtgcctggaaatGAGTAGGTGCTctataaatgggtattgaataaatgaatggcaaGCATCTCAGAAAAATGAATGGTTATAATCTTCCTAATCCATGAATAAGCAGGCAGGGTAGAGGTGTGAAGAAGCTTTCCTTACTGAGAGGAGCAAGCAGCTGGGCCCCTGAGGCTAAGGTTCTGGGTGAGGAGGAGTGGAAAAAGGAAGTTTTTGACTAGGATCCCAGgaacaggactggagaaggaaatggcaacccactccagtattcttgcctggagaatcccatggacagaggagcctggccgggctacagtccacggggtcacaaagagctggacacgactgagcaactaaaccaccaacatgtcaacatcataaataaatatttaagtgtttTTGCAAGCTAAACACCCTCCTGGCCATCTTAGAAAATACTGCTGAGGCATATCAATAGCTCTGCGGCAGTTTGCTTGTTTAATGTGGCTGTGCCTGTCTTAGATGTGGCCTGCGGGATCTGAGTTCCGAAAACCTGGCCGCCTGCACTGGCAGTGTGGAGTTTTAACtattggaccactggggaagtctcaaTTCTgctgttttgtgtttcttttttatttcacctTGTTGGATATCTGAACAGagtaaggaaaaagagaagtttGATTCATTCAGATTCTACCAACTGGCCTCaggtttcacacacacacatctcctccCATTCTCATCAGAGCCCTCTAGAAGGTGTTATTAGCCCACATTGTAATATTGAGGAAACGGAGGCAGGGCGCCAGGAACCGAGCCTGACAGACAGAAGATGCTCAGTAAACTTTTACTGGACTGACCTGAAGTGGGAAACGCTCAGAGGGGTAGAGAAGGGAACGAAATCCTTCCACCTTTCCCTCGTCTGTTCCCTGGGGTTCCTGTGAGGCGCGATGCTCCTGGGAATTAAAAGCGGGAAGAGGCGTGGAGCACGCGCCAATGGCATCCCACTCGCCAGGTGGGGAAAActgcagcccccccccccccgcccaatcCGCCCCCACTCTTCGTCACTCGCACCTCCACACTTTAGGGGGCACCTGGAACTCTCTGGAGGACGCCCTCCAGCCTGTCCCGGGAGGTCTGGCGCGCCCGCCAGGCTGCAGGAAAGCACAGAAGCGCGCCGGGTAGAAGGCAGGCGCACCCGCAGGTCCCGGCGGTCGGTCCCTGCGGCGTCTGCCCGGGAGGTCGTTTCGCTGCTCAGCTCGGCACAGCCCGCAGCCGGAGGCTGGAGCGCGCCGACGACGCCGGAGGGCCGTGGAGCAGGAACGCGCTCGGCCGTCGACCCCGGGGTGGGCTGCCTGTGCCTTGGCCAGGGCGCACCGGGGCCCCTGGGCAGCCCTTCCCCCGGCGCGGTCGGCCGCCAGCGGGATCACCCCCCACTTCGGCGGCTCGCTCCTCCCCCTGATTCCAgcgcacccccttctcctgccccagccGCAGCGAGGCTCACTCCGCCCGCAGCTCCGCCGAGTCGCGCCGGGCGCTGCGGCGGCTGGAGCCCCCGGAGCGGCGCGCTCGCCAGGACCCAGACGGCTGCCGGAGCCCAGGCAGCCCCGGGGCCGGCGGCACCATGAATGGCTCGGGTGGCCTGGACACCGAGGACACGAGCGAGGCGGGAGGCGGGGGCAGCGGGCAGCCTGAGGCGGTCGTCGTGCCCACGCTCTTTGCGCTCATCTTCCTCGTGGGCACCGTAGGCAACGCGCTGGTGCTGGCCGTGCTGCTTCGCGGTAGCCAGGCGGTCAGCACGACCAACCTGTTCATCCTCAATCTGGGCGTGGCCGACCTGTGTTTCATCCTGTGCTGCGTGCCCTTCCAGGCCACCATCTACACCCTGGACGGCTGGGTGTTTGGGTCGCTGCTTTGCAAGGCGGTGCACTTCCTCATCTTCCTCACCATGCACGCCAGCAGCTTCACGCTGGCCGCCGTCTCCCTGGACCGGTGAGCTGGCGTCCCAGGGGGTCGGGCACGCAGGCTGGGGCTGAGGAAGGGGGCTGGACTTGAGGGTCAAGGAGAGATGTGCAGAGAGGAGACAAAGAAGGCTAGGAAGGGAGGGGCCCCAGGAGGGAGTGAAAGAGAAGCAGGTGTGTCGGAGGAAAATGAGGAAGGAGAATGGGGGACCTTGGGGTGTCTCTGTTAGGTGCCTCCTCAGGGACTGCAGGCTCCTCAGGAACTCAGCACCTCAGCTTTTCAGCCCATCGTTGTCTGAAAAAGCATAGCGTTTCCGGGTACGAGGCGTTTTCCCATGCTGAGTTTCTTTTGAGGGTCAAGgcccctgggaggctgggacaggaGGGATTGCTGTACCCAGTTCAGAGACCAAACTGGGCTTAGAAGTGATTCGCTCAGAGTGGCCCGTCCTGTAACCCCGTGCCTGAAGCCAGCAGTCTGACTCCTCTCATCAAGCTCAGGCATCTCCACCTCTCTGGCCTCCAAACCACAGTTTGCTCGGCACAGACTTCTCTGGCCCCGACTGCAGAATCTGGGTCCTTGGTGAGGGCCCACGCCAGACTCCAAGCAAGCCCGCCCGAGGGGCCCTAGGTTGGtcccaccctaccccaccccacctctgcgCCCTACCAACAGGCCTGGAGTCAAGGGCAGGAGAGGAGTGGGCCCAAGGGTCCCCCTGAATGCTGAAGCTTGGAAGGACACCGGGATGAATCCTGGTCTGACTCTGCTATCTCCCTGACCCCCTCCATCCTCACGTTCCTTCCCTGGACAGGCAGCGAGGTGAAGCCACATTTCCCATGCACCGACACTCCCCCCCACAGTTCCAAGTGTGTCAGATCCCACAGCGCTAGTGGGATCCACAGAGCATCGGGTTCTCCAAGAAATCCCCTCTGTACCTTGCCTGAGGCGTCTCCAGGCTGTCTCTTAGAGCGTCAGTGCGCCTGGGTCCTACCTCTGGGGGCAACATCACTGGTGAGTCATCACAGCCTGCCAGAGCCCCGAAGCAGGTTTAATATTGGGGGTCCCCGCCCGGGTGGAGTCTGACAGTGATGTAGTCTCAGAAAGAACAAATGAGTAGCCTTTCCTGCTGCCGAGTCCGGCCCCACGTTTGGGCGCGGCTGAGGGTGTCCGGGATGGGATGCTGTGGCGCCCTCTGGGCCTGTGCGGCCTTAGGCTGCGCTGGAGAACTTTCCAGACGATGAGTGTGGGACTCGAGGGGGAGGGGTCCGGCCCTGCTCCCGCGAATCCCGCCTGCTCACCCGACGTCTCGCTTTCTGGCCTGACCCGCAGGTATCTGGCCATCCGCTATCCACTGCACTCCCGCGAGCTGCGCACGCCTCGCAACGCGATGGCGGCCATCGGTCTCATCTGGGGGCTCTCACTGCTCTTCTCCGGGCCGTACCTGAGTTACTACCGCCAGTCCCGGTTAGCCAACCTGACCGTGTGCCACCCGGCGTGGAGCGCGCCGCGCCGCCGCGCCATGGACCTCTGCACCTTTGTCTTCAGCTATCTGCTGCCGGTCCTGGTGCTCGGCCTGACCTACGCGCGCACCCTACGCTACCTCTGGCGCGCCGTCGACCCGGTGGCCGCCGGCTCGGGGGCCCGGCGTGCCAAGCGTAAAGTGACACGTATGATCATCATCGTGGCCGCCCTCTTCTGCCTCTGCTGGATGCCTCACCACGCGCTGATCCTCTGCGTGTGGTTCGGCCGCTTCCCTCTTACGCGCACCACTTACGCGCTGCGTATCCTCTCGCACTTGGTCTCCTATGCTAACTCCTGCGTCAACCCCATCGTCTACGCTCTCGTCTCCAAGCACTTCCGCAAGGGTTTCCGAGAGATCTGCGCGGCCCTGCTGCGCCGCGCCCCGCGCAGAGCCTCGGGCCGCGTGTGCGTCGCGCCCCGGGGCCCCCACGGCGGCATCGTGCTGGAGCGCGAGTCCACTGACCTGACGCACGTGAGCGAGGCCGCTGGGCCCTCTGCCTCTGTGCCGGCGCCTCTCCGCGGCCAGTCGTCCAGCTCCGTCCCCGACCTGTCCTGGAGGGACCCAAACGCCCCCAAAGGCATCTTGACAGTTAATTTGACCTGAGGGCACTTAGGGGGTACGCTTGGGTGTTGAACGATTGGGGTCAGAGGTTGGGGGATTGTGGAGGTGATTTCATTTGTTAATAAAACGCGCAAaccatcccacatgctgtggcaCGCTATCTCTGCCTGTCtcaggggccccaggctccctggtGAGAagcctctgggacttcccaggggaGCTCTGGATGGATGAGTACAAGAGAGGGGCCTGCACATAAGGCAGCAGAGTTAAAATCCGCATAGAAATCCCTAATGGATGTTGGGGAGCATGGGATGACCTAAGATGACCTGGGGCTCTTTGCACGTGGTCATCTGGATGCGCCAGGTGTATATAGATCGAGGAAACAGCAGCTGCCAGTGAGCGGCACAAAAGCAAGCTGACTGTTGGAGCGCGCTGGACAAGTCAGCTGATGACAGACTTGGACACTATGTGTGTTCTCATTAGCGTTTGTGTACAGGCGTGTGGCAGGCCCTCACCTGTTGCCAGCTCTCTGAGGCCCTATGGAGTCACGCCAACCTAACCACCTTCAGCCCTTGAGTTTCCTTCCCTCCAGCTGTCTGGGACCTGGTCTCCAAGGCAGGTTTATCCTTAGGTTAGGAAAGTCACCCCCACAGCCATTGGTCCTGCTCCCGGGTGCACAGTGGTGTTTCTAAGGCActgctggcctggggcagccAAAGAATCCCTCGGGAAGCAGAAATACCCCAGGGGCTTTGGTCAGAAGCTAGCCTCTACCTGTCCCCAGGTTTGCCCCTCTTCTGGAGTCCTTGAGCCAAGGCCGTTTACATAGAATTAGTTGTTTGAGGAGAGGCAGGGAAACCCTCAAGGGTGTGCCATCTTCACATGGTTGGGCACAGCGCACTGTGGTAAGGGTTTGGGTACTCAGCCAGGCAGGTGCCTGCTATGGAAGCCCAGGCTACACCTGCCCAGATTGGCAGGACCTTGTCAGGGAAAGATGTGTGTTTAGACAGGGGCCCCATGCTTGCCTCATCTGCTTGGCGTCTTGAATGTGAACACTGGTTCCAGGTGGTGGAAATGGAGCGGGGACCTGGAAGCCTGGGCAGATGCAAGCTGGGCGGGGCTGGGTCCTGAGCTTTGTTTTTGGGTGTTTGCGGAACCTGGGGTGCAGGTGTGCCGAGTCCAAGGCTCCAGGGTCGTTGCACAGAACAGCTGCCTCCAACCGACTGCCCAGTCCCCCAGAGAAGTGACTGAAATACAGGTTGTAGCCTAGGTGCTGCTGCTCCATCCAGCCCCTCCACGTAGCCTCTCATGATGGCCCTGCGACTCCTGCTCCATCTCGCCTTCCTCGGGCTGGGAACCACTCAGCCTTTGGCTCATCAGCAGGGCTTTAGCGCGCCAGTGTTTGGTAGGTAGAGAGCATAAGGCCTTGAGCTTTGGGATTTGGGTCCCAAGGCACAGGGTGACTTCGACCTCCATCTTTCAGACTGGCCATCCTTCTCCAACCTCAACTCGCCCCAGGAGGTTCCGGATCCCATCCAGATTCTGAGCAATGGAAGCAAGCCCCTGGTGGTGGATGTGCATGTGTTCGTGTCCAATGTGTTTAATGTGGTGAGTGTCCTGAGGACCCGGGGGCTCCAAGTACTGAGCTGGAGATGGAACAGGAATCAGCCTAGTGAacgcccgggtctcctgccttcttGCCACATGGCGCCCACCCCCGAGGTGACAtactgtccccccccccccccccccgccccaggacATCCTCCGGTACACAGTGTCCTCCACGTTGCTGCTTCGGCTGGTGAGCATCCATGGTGGGGGGGCTGAGGAAGGGAGAGACCCCTGTGCGTCCAGCACAGAAATACTGGCCTTTGTCAACCTGCTAAGCCCAGGGGCACATATACACGGAGAGAGGGAGCCTTAGTAGCATCCTTGTGTCCCCAGTCCTGGCTGGACACACGCCTGGCCTTGAACTCAACTGGGCACCAGCAGAACACAGTCATGCTGCCCTGGGACGTGCTCTGGATG comes from Muntiacus reevesi chromosome 18, mMunRee1.1, whole genome shotgun sequence and encodes:
- the GALR2 gene encoding galanin receptor type 2 — protein: MNGSGGLDTEDTSEAGGGGSGQPEAVVVPTLFALIFLVGTVGNALVLAVLLRGSQAVSTTNLFILNLGVADLCFILCCVPFQATIYTLDGWVFGSLLCKAVHFLIFLTMHASSFTLAAVSLDRYLAIRYPLHSRELRTPRNAMAAIGLIWGLSLLFSGPYLSYYRQSRLANLTVCHPAWSAPRRRAMDLCTFVFSYLLPVLVLGLTYARTLRYLWRAVDPVAAGSGARRAKRKVTRMIIIVAALFCLCWMPHHALILCVWFGRFPLTRTTYALRILSHLVSYANSCVNPIVYALVSKHFRKGFREICAALLRRAPRRASGRVCVAPLCRRLSAASRPAPSPTCPGGTQTPPKAS